A stretch of DNA from Arachis hypogaea cultivar Tifrunner chromosome 19, arahy.Tifrunner.gnm2.J5K5, whole genome shotgun sequence:
CGAATATGGCAAGTACCAGTACCTGCTGCTGACCACGCACATGACCTACTACACTAAAATGAATAGAATTTTGGGGTTTGGACTAATTAAAAAAAGTTTCACGATATTTGATGATCGGGGATTCGTGGTGCCATGTTAAAGCCATAGCATTAAAGAACAGGATTACATTCCAATCACGATGGTGTAGTCATTAGTGAGCAGGATGGTAGCTTGGTCTGCTCATTCTAAGAAATCATGGAAGTTGGAACTTATTTATTGTACAGTATAGTTTGAATGAACCTTAAAATCTGAAGTAATGATATCCACTGTAACAATAATTTACAACTTTTACGATGATATCCTTATAGTTCAATAGAACATCGAGAAATTTCCTTAGTCAAATAAGCATATCATATTTCTGCAGTTGTTTATCGAATTTCAgtataactaaattaattttttgattcAAAATTATAGGGTATTTAAAACTTATTACTACTTAATATTAACATAGAAGGCCGAATaatcgaatattatataattagaaCATGAAAATTAATCTCCTATAACAGCAGGAAACAAAATGATACCTTGCAAGGCACTCAAAGCAGTAGCTGCACAAGCTGGGTTTGCAAAATCCACAAAACAAAGGATTAAAGGATCTCCACCACGCTGCAATGACCAGGAGTTtcatcatgaagaacataattgAACTTTCAAAAAGCTACCAGAATAGTGACAAACCAAGCCAGGAAAAGCATGACAAGTTACAGAGTACACTTACACGTTTGGATTCTTTGCTCACAAGTCTCACTTCTCTATATCCAACAAAAGGGCGGAAAATATCTAAAGATGACATTAAGGAATTTGAATAActtgcgagagagagagagagagatgaaggtatgagaaaataaaatataaacatatctggtaaatcaaaatcaacaacaaaaggATACGAGCCACTTCCCTTCTCGTGCTGTCAGACGGAAGACCTTCAACATATAAAGTACTTGAAGCATCTGGTGGTAGCGGTACTGTCTCAGGTCCTGGCCTGGAAACTGCATCTAACTGACCACCATAACTGACATTCCGTCCATTTCGTGCAATATCAGGAGGACCACCCCCAGGACGCCCCATGACAGCAGAATCAGCTAGCGAAGGACCTGGCAACCCACCAACACTCCTTCCTAATCCAACATTGCCAATTGTACTAGCTTCTCCACCAGAATTAAAAGATGTAAGCTGCTTCAAAGTAAAACATGACATATTTTCAACAACTAGCAACGGAGGTGCATGCAGGCACAAAAGCATCATGTAAATAAAAGGGGTTCAGATGTTACCCCTCCACTCTGAAGGTAGCGGTCATAAGCAGATCCAAGCGTTTTTGTGTCCTTTATCATTCGGCGGTCATCATCTCGAGCGATATAATTATGCATCTCATTACCCGAAGTCAGACCAGAAGCTGACATTTCTGCATCAAAACAAAATCTATTCTTACAATTTATTCACTAGCAAAAAGAACTAAAGCTGAAGCACACACTCTGTCTCTAACAAAAACCACTTCCATCTATTTACAATATCATACACCATAGCTTTTTCTACTATGATAATCACCGACAACACTgaaataccacatctaactaaaAATTATGCTGGATGCTACATGACTCACAAACTAAATGGCACATACGCCCCACAATTACAATGCAAAATACTCTTAAAAAATAAGACGTCCATGCTACAAGATGCACCTTCCACCTTCCGGAGTTTCAAACTTACTACTGGAACAACCAACTATACAACAGGCAGCAACTCTATATTCTTAGTCTGTCCAACTTGTTCATTTTAGAATAGCTCATCTGTTTTCAGAATTGACACTCAAAACTCCACAGGATCCTTTGTGTTCTTACATCAAATCCTAATATTGAAAGCCCAAAAACTAATATTTTACCAATTCACCATGCACAAAAGCGAGAAATGATTAGTATGATTATATTCACCTATTAAACTTTCTAAAACAATAGTAACTCAAATTCCTATCGAAGGAAAACATACTAGGCAGGATATAGATATGCAGGCGCTATAATCTATTGATACATCACTTACCAACAAAGTCGCCCACCAATTTGATTACCATTAAGGCATTACCAAGAATCCAAGAATTATTGCTTAAAAGGAGATATCATCATGAAACCCCTTCTCAATTTGCAAATAAAAACTATCCTCCGTGTAAAGCTCACAGAAACACTTACTCTTTTCACAATTCACAACACATCCCCCGTGCCCTAAGTTACACAATTCAGATAACCACAACCTCAACAAAATTTCAGCTCCTTGGAGCACAAAATCGCTATCACAGATCAATCTAATTGTACTACTTAGTAATccaagaacaagaaaagaaatttccaaataaaaaatttcaactttTGCCATCTGAACAATTGAAAACGAATTTTCAGCGACGATGCGTGACATTTAAcgggaaaagtaaacatcattgAAGAAAAATGGGGATTTGGGCGGGGGAGGAGGGATAAGAACGAACCGAAATCAGTACGAGGTCGTTTGAACATAGCGGAAGAAGGAGGAAGCGCCTGCTGCCGATTCCAGAAGCCATCCGCCATGGCGAGAGATCGAGACAAATAGCAAAAGTTGATGGATTTCAGGGGTTGGATGGAGCGAAGACAAAGAACGAGGTGTCAATCACAAACCCTAATTCGCAATGAAATCAAATTTTCATACCCTAATAATCGACCGGTCCTGATCCCATTTGGTAGTCTCTGAAAGatggaaaaaataataatagaaaaaaaaaaacaattaaacaaGGCCACCGTTGGGAAATTGAGAGAAAAACTGTTAATTCCATACTCTTTTGTAAATTTAAACAAACTAGTGCAcagattttgtatttatatttttaaatatttaaaaaaaatacacaaagtaattattatcttaaaaaaattttaaaatcgttatcaaaatcaaagtttaatttgagaCTAGTAAGTAattatcattttatattttttcgaaGTAAAATAAGTATTCATTATCAACCATTCttcacatacaagtcatttttttatacaagtctatACAAATTATTTTACCCTAATTCACCTCACGCTCCTCTTAATTTAACTAACTTTTTAATCAACGCACAAATACATAACTGTCTTTTTCGAAAGAATTTcgttttcattttcaaattttctcaaCATTTACGATCTACGTTCTTTTCTATCTCTGTGttctctgcattttcttttcgttCATTCTCTACGTTTTTGTTCTGCCTCCTCCTCATATTCTGCtacttattctttttctttttcatcatcatcattatcttcatcatcttttttttttcttattcgtctttttttttcttgttttatcttctcaagtgtcttcttgttttactctcttaataagaataaaaacaaaaaatatcaaacaaagaaaaagaagaaacacataatggtacaaaattgcttggaagatgatgaacttaaattcattcaactaaacgagaaaaaaaaagaagagaaaaaaatatgcaacattagaggaaatatttttctgtatttgcagcaaatttaggtgtaacacgaaaatatttgagtgtattgtctaagaattttcggtgtatgtgtgtgctgataagttctgcataattcaaaactcttcatctttCTCCTCCTttatcttctgctacttcttcttcttcttttcttattcatcttttcttttttgttttaccttctcaagtttcttcttgttttactctcttaacaagaataaaaaaaatcaaacaaataagaagaataaacacataatgctgcaaaattacttgaaagatgatgaacttatattcattcaactaaaagaaagaaagaaataaggaaaaaaatgcagcattacaagaaacatttttttgtatttgcaacaaatttggatgtaacacgaagatatttgagtgtattatttaaaaattttcgatgtatgtatgctgataagttctgcataatttaaaactcttcctcttcctcctcctcctcctcatcttctgctgcttcttcttcttcatcttcttatttcattttctcataattctttctgAATTTAGCTTCGCAACTTCTTTCGACTTTTCGCGATGATTTTCAAAGATTTTGATCCTTATTTGAATTTTGAGCATTATTGCAgttttttttgagaaaaaataaCTGTTTATGTTATTCAAGAGTTAGAAAAGCGGGTATTTACACGCAATCTAAACTGAAGGTCGTTTTTGTTGGGTTTTGACTAACTTGTATGAATTTGAATACCAAAAAAATTGATATGTATAATAGCCCTCATTCATTATTATCTCTACTATTAAACTTcgctttaaatataaattttttattcaataattAGGTAAAATTCGGAGGCTGATCAATCATCCCAGCTTTTTATAtttgtatgaaaaaaataaatctacAAAAATAGAATAACACAAAAATAATGTAGCCTTCTTATCAAATACAACAAAAATTATTGTAGTAGTAGGATAAAAAATCACCAAATCCaatttatatatgttttttttatataaaaatttcagttAACACATGACTTGTCATTCTttagtttaaataaaattataaaaactattatttAACCTAATTTAAATGCTTAAACACGATAGGTCAAGTTTTGAGTTTAATTGTTGCCAGCTAAATACCATTTTTTTGTGACGCTTTCAGCTGCTTTACGGATAACAGATCTTATGTTTGGAGAAGTCTGtgtaaaatttagaatattttaaaggATGATTTTAATTGGTACATTAGAGATTTGAACTAAAAATTTTAGTTCTCTAAATGGAGGGAAGAGGGGCAACTATGTAATgggatggattatgttcacattttttATTCGGATCTCCAAATTTTAGATCTATGATCGATTGGAGAGTGGCACCTTGAGAAGgtctattatattttcataagaTTTTGCATGAAAGCATTCTCTCCTACAACTCGGATGTGGAAGCGGATTCAGTGGTAGGCAAAGCTTGGTCTAGTGGGACGTCTAAGGTTTATGATGCTCATAATGGCTACTTATGGCTCTGTAAAAAGATGTTTGGATGGAAGGAAAGAGGGGATTGGCTTTGACTTTGGCGTCAGTTTGTTTTGGAAAGGATCAAATTATTGGCTTGGCTTTGTCTGCGAGAGGCCTTTCACCTATAGATAGTTGCCCCAGTTGCTTGACTTGCTGGGAAACAGTTTTCTACTGTATTCGGAATTGTCCGAAAACTCAGTTTGTTTGGCAGACTTTAGAAATTTCCACTCATCCTCTGGATTTGAAGAACTGATTCTTGTCCTATAGCAAACAACACTTTTTTAGATTCTTTTTTAGTCTGTGGTGAATTTGGAGAGCTATAAACAATGAAATTTTCAATCATCATGAGCTTTGGCCTCCTTTTAAAGTGGCTCGTATGGTTTTAACCTTCGAGAAGGAGTTTCGAAATGTCTTTAAATTGCAACGAGTTTCTATTCTTTTTATGATGGgtacttttaaaataaattgtaatGCTAGTTACTCTGGTTTTAGGGATCAAATTGGTTTTGCCCGTGTTAACAGAGACAGGAACGAAAATTAGCAACAAGGCTATTTGGGAACAATAACGGGCTACAATATTCTTCAATGAGAGTTGTTTGCTATCTGAAAAGAATTTCTTTTAGTCTGAAACTTGGGGTAAAGAGATGTGATTTACGAAACGAATTGTCAGGAGGCTttcatttttgttaacaattcTCAAGATAATGATGAGTGTGTTGATCTTTTGGTGCTTAAAGTCAGAAATATCATGACTTAAAAGTGACACGTTGATTTTTGCTTAATCTTGCGAGATACAAACATAGTAGCAAAAATTATAACAAAGACGGCTTTAAAATTGCATTCGCAGCATTGCACTTTCTTAGTCCCTtagaacttttttctttttctacttagttgttttaaatttttaatcacaaaaaaaaaattcacttaatACCAAAAAGAACAAATTGAACCCAAAAATATGAAgaactaatttataatttaacaaaaagaaagtaagtatccaaattaatttgaataataaGTAGATAATAAAAAGACAATTTCATAACAACAACGAAATAAGTTAATTGCTCACAACAGTTTATATTGACCATCTCAATTAAGCGATATTTTTTCTTCAAATGTTTCTTTTACTGTATTCAAAACTGAAACTAAGCATATATCCCTTTCTTACCACTTTTGATCTAAAACTAACGTACCTCTTTGATAAGCAATTTTAAAATGATACTGCCTCTTTTTTATTTCCAAATGCAAGAGGGAAAAAGGAAAAATCATAATTggcatatattaatttttttaatatcacaTAAAGCATTTTTATCGAAGTGATCACCGTTATCACATATCCCTCACAATAATCTATTTTATTCAAGATGTATACTTGGCTAAGGTCATTTCAAGAGGAAATTAACCATCTTGACTCTTAAgtattctataattatttttttatctctaattttaggaaattttttttaaataattatgccATGAATGTCTAAATTATTGCAGGGATATGTTGAAATGGCTAATTTTACaacttaataaattattcttttgttCTCTACTAATGGTTGATATTAATTTAGATATTCCTAAATAAACTAAAAAGAGATATATTTAATTAcataagggataagtattgttttagtATTTAGGGTCGAAAT
This window harbors:
- the LOC112775969 gene encoding RNA-binding protein 2 isoform X2 translates to MADGFWNRQQALPPSSAMFKRPRTDFEMSASGLTSGNEMHNYIARDDDRRMIKDTKTLGSAYDRYLQSGGLTSFNSGGEASTIGNVGLGRSVGGLPGPSLADSAVMGRPGGGPPDIARNGRNVSYGGQLDAVSRPGPETVPLPPDASSTLYVEGLPSDSTRREVAHIFRPFVGYREVRLVSKESKRRGGDPLILCFVDFANPACAATALSALQGYKVDELNPESSHLRLQFSRFPGPRSGVGPRSKSSGAKQ
- the LOC112775969 gene encoding RNA-binding protein 2 isoform X1; this encodes MADGFWNRQQALPPSSAMFKRPRTDFEMSASGLTSGNEMHNYIARDDDRRMIKDTKTLGSAYDRYLQSGGLTSFNSGGEASTIGNVGLGRSVGGLPGPSLADSAVMGRPGGGPPDIARNGRNVSYGGQLDAVSRPGPETVPLPPDASSTLYVEGLPSDSTRREVAHIFRPFVGYREVRLVSKESKRRGGDPLILCFVDFANPACAATALSALQGYKVDELNPESSHLRLQFSRFPGPRSGVGPRSKSGVSFIQYYQGCIFYFILF